A region from the Medicago truncatula cultivar Jemalong A17 chromosome 6, MtrunA17r5.0-ANR, whole genome shotgun sequence genome encodes:
- the LOC25495583 gene encoding pentatricopeptide repeat-containing protein At1g09900, with protein MRRIQNLCKICRFFSKTPFSTTLLHFQSQSSSLSSSGSFPFHSLTTPFHDCFQFHTPRYFSSYPYSSYKNKPYATSKQVSQIIAMVIEGDNGLEHRLNMMNVSLSMASVIYIFDALASQRVSALMFFHWLNVSHPELCCDPEIGCCVVDNCGLLRDFDAMVPILRDFNSKRVCLGRRAFRFLVVLWLDEDSRMDIVRIVNVLKEVGGVCQSSGVKVLIELLSFSGIFDVAEFVIGEAGRNVDRYNFLLRMICKRGDYERVVDLVEKMKKIGVEPNGSTYNLLISCLFKIGNFAEACQVLETMENENGLSKEFTFDTIIRLLCKHGQIDLALKFIDKMTLKGVEPCSLTHAAVIKCYFELGKYDEAHEYVVVCAGKNSYSSNENYTLLASLHFKKGSVLLSQRILHEMMDKGLKPNYSVYMKIRKYFEKKNKTDLSLELSRRYTSLIEK; from the coding sequence ATGAGAAGGATTCAAAACCTCTGCAAAATTTGCaggtttttctcaaaaacccCATTTTCAACGACCCTTTTGCATTTCCAATCACAAAGTTCTTCACTTTCTTCATCTGGGTCATTCCCATTTCACTCTCTCACAACCCCTTTTCATGATTGTTTTCAATTTCACACTCCAAGGTACTTTTCTTCATACCCTTATTCTTCTTACAAGAATAAACCATATGCTACTTCAAAACAAGTTTCTCAAATAATTGCAATGGTTATTGAAGGTGATAATGGTTTAGAACATAGGTTAAATATGATGAATGTTTCATTGTCTATGGCTTCAGTTATTTACATTTTTGATGCATTAGCTAGTCAAAGAGTTTCAGCATTGATGTTTTTTCATTGGCTTAATGTTTCACATCCTGAGCTTTGTTGTGATCCTGAGAttggttgttgtgttgttgataattgtggttTGTTAAGGGATTTTGATGCTATGGTTCCGATTTTGAGGGATTTTAACTCGAAAAGGGTGTGTTTGGGGAGAAGGGCATTTAGGTTTTTGGTTGTTTTATGGTTGGATGAGGATTCTAGAATGGATATTGTGAGGATTGTGAATGTGCTTAAAGAGGTTGGTGGTGTGTGTCAAAGTTCTGGTGTTAAGGTTTTGATAGAGTTGTTGAGTTTTTCGGGTATTTTTGATGTAGCGGAGTTTGTGATAGGAGAAGCTGGGAGGAACGTTGATCGTTATAACTTTTTATTGAGGATGATATGCAAGAGAGGTGATTACGAAAGAGTAGTTGATTTGgtagagaagatgaagaaaatcgGTGTTGAACCAAATGGAAGTACTTACAATTTGTTGATTAGTTGTTTATTCAAGATTGGTAACTTTGCTGAGGCTTGTCAAGTTCTTGAGACGATGGAAAATGAAAATGGTTTATCGAAAGAGTTTACGTTTGATACAATTATTCGTTTGTTATGTAAGCATGGTCAAATTGATTTGGCTTTGAAGTTTATTGATAAAATGACTTTGAAGGGTGTTGAACCATGTAGTTTAACTCATGCTGCGGTGATAAAGTGTTATTTTGAATTGGGAAAATACGATGAAGCGCATGAGTATGTGGTTGTTTGTGCTGGTAAGAATAGTTATTCCAGCAATGAAAACTATACCTTACTTGCTTCTCTTCATTTTAAGAAAGGAAGTGTTTTACTTTCTCAAAGGATTCTTCATGAGATGATGGATAAGGGTCTTAAACCTAATTATTCGGTGTATATGAagataagaaaatattttgagaagaaaaataaaacagattTGTCTTTGGAGTTATCTAGAAGATACACGAGCTTGATTGAAAAGTGA